From the Natrarchaeobaculum aegyptiacum genome, one window contains:
- a CDS encoding class I SAM-dependent methyltransferase, whose amino-acid sequence MDGQSVGQYFDDRSDSYTRDVGIDEIESSTIVDGFIDPNCTEGDWLLEIGCGDGLLLEYALESTDVTEGYGIDISASMLPDGNDGRAEYIQGSATDLPLPFQPETFDFVVIGDVLHHLVGGTRSASKGTAQAVLVEAANLLKPGGYLIVKDIYYHSPVGPETLTSHLIFYGLKYFARIAARIDEQAAPGLLVSFYTRDELTSLLSRSGTTIVAEEIEKKKQRSIPRRLLIGESGCIRLYARREERSRFREE is encoded by the coding sequence ATGGATGGACAGTCAGTCGGCCAGTACTTCGACGACCGATCGGATAGCTACACCCGCGACGTCGGCATCGACGAAATCGAGTCGTCGACGATCGTGGACGGATTCATCGACCCGAATTGTACCGAAGGCGACTGGCTCCTCGAGATCGGCTGCGGTGACGGGCTGTTGCTCGAGTACGCGCTCGAATCGACGGACGTGACGGAAGGGTATGGGATCGACATTTCGGCATCGATGTTGCCCGATGGGAACGATGGTCGGGCAGAGTACATTCAGGGGTCGGCGACGGATCTTCCGCTCCCGTTCCAGCCGGAGACGTTCGACTTCGTCGTGATCGGCGACGTTCTCCACCATCTCGTCGGCGGGACCCGATCGGCGTCGAAAGGGACGGCACAGGCCGTCCTCGTCGAGGCCGCGAACCTGCTGAAGCCGGGGGGATACCTCATCGTGAAAGACATCTACTATCACAGCCCTGTTGGTCCCGAGACGCTGACGTCTCACCTGATCTTCTACGGGCTCAAGTACTTCGCCCGAATCGCCGCACGGATCGACGAACAGGCAGCACCCGGATTGCTCGTCTCCTTTTATACACGCGACGAACTGACGTCGTTGCTCAGCCGGTCGGGAACGACGATCGTGGCCGAAGAAATCGAGAAGAAAAAGCAGCGTTCGATACCGAGACGCTTGCTGATCGGCGAATCGGGGTGTATTCGGCTGTACGCCCGACGAGAAGAGCGGTCTCGTTTTCGAGAGGAGTAG
- a CDS encoding ATP-grasp domain-containing protein: MGVLLLGPRSDPQLTAVERELEGRHVETHVWDADDWPGDGALSMRQRGPDVRLEVDGTVVDGTDVHTVYLRNFALNPRLPEYRDELEERPYSLLNQLREHQAVLESMLYVLDRRGVRMVNPLESQGVHTRKPWQLSQLAAADVPVPETLTTSDPGAVRAFADRLEQIVYKPVSGGGHAATLEVDDLSDGRLSLLANSPVQFQERVEGDDVRIFVVDGEAVAAARIISEELDYRAADHDVERIPRAELADGITEDAVTAADTLGLSFAGVDVVVGDDGHRVLEANPSPMFAAFDERAGTDVAGALAALLAGPAEGGNGIERSGDVR, from the coding sequence ATGGGCGTACTCCTACTCGGTCCACGCTCGGATCCACAACTGACCGCCGTCGAACGCGAACTCGAGGGTCGGCACGTCGAGACGCACGTCTGGGACGCCGACGACTGGCCGGGCGACGGAGCGCTCTCGATGCGCCAGCGCGGCCCGGACGTTCGCCTCGAGGTCGACGGGACCGTCGTCGACGGCACGGACGTTCACACGGTCTATCTCCGGAACTTCGCACTCAATCCCCGACTGCCCGAGTACCGCGACGAACTCGAGGAGCGTCCGTACTCGCTGTTGAATCAGTTGCGCGAGCATCAGGCCGTCCTCGAGTCGATGCTCTACGTGCTCGATCGCCGCGGCGTTCGCATGGTCAACCCCCTCGAGAGTCAGGGAGTACACACGCGCAAGCCGTGGCAGCTCTCCCAGCTCGCCGCTGCCGACGTCCCGGTACCAGAGACGCTGACCACGAGCGATCCCGGTGCCGTTCGGGCGTTCGCCGATCGCCTCGAGCAAATCGTTTACAAGCCCGTCAGCGGCGGGGGCCACGCCGCCACACTCGAGGTCGACGATCTCTCCGATGGGCGGCTCTCACTGCTGGCCAACTCGCCGGTGCAGTTTCAGGAACGGGTCGAGGGCGACGACGTGCGGATCTTCGTCGTCGACGGCGAGGCCGTCGCCGCTGCACGAATTATTTCCGAGGAACTGGACTACCGCGCAGCAGATCACGACGTCGAACGGATTCCTCGCGCCGAGCTCGCCGACGGGATCACCGAGGACGCCGTGACCGCTGCAGACACGCTCGGATTGTCGTTCGCGGGCGTCGACGTCGTCGTCGGGGACGACGGCCACCGGGTGCTCGAGGCGAACCCGTCGCCGATGTTCGCGGCGTTCGACGAACGAGCCGGGACGGACGTCGCGGGTGCGCTCGCGGCGTTACTCGCTGGGCCGGCCGAGGGTGGGAACGGAATCGAACGGAGCGGGGACGTGAGGTGA
- a CDS encoding sodium:solute symporter family protein has product MTLTLQLAIIVGYLVVALLVGLLAYRVAERTAEDFYLASRTFGTVVLLFTTFATLLSAFTFFAGPNMAYQHGPEWILVMGLMDGIIFAILWYVIGYKQWLLGRQRDYVTLGEMLGDRFGSRGLRGLVAGVSLVWLFPYVMLQQVGAGTALEALTEGAVPYALGAGLITAFMILYVVVAGMRGIAWTDTLQGAFMLVTTWVALLWILAIVDGPTAATAALEAEAAGHLALGSDFYTPQWMLSTAIVIGFGVAMFPQVNQRFFAAGSRTVFKRSFALWPILCVLLFVPSFLLGAWARGLDVTVPEGGNVLPAMLAEFSPAWFAALVIAGAMAAMMSSSDSMLLSGSSYFTRDLYRPYVNADLTERREDLLARVGVVVFATGAFLASLWNPATLFELGDAAFSGFAQLALPVIAALYWRGTTRAGITAGILASQVFYLSSLFVAVVPATYAGWSAGLVGMGVGLLVTVGVSLVTAPAAEERRSIYFEGLRAD; this is encoded by the coding sequence GTGACGCTCACGCTCCAGCTGGCGATCATCGTCGGCTATCTCGTGGTGGCCCTGCTGGTCGGGTTACTCGCCTACCGCGTGGCCGAACGGACCGCAGAGGACTTCTACCTCGCGAGTCGCACCTTCGGGACCGTCGTCTTGCTGTTTACGACCTTCGCGACCCTGTTGTCGGCGTTCACCTTCTTCGCCGGGCCGAACATGGCCTACCAGCACGGACCGGAGTGGATCCTCGTCATGGGCCTGATGGACGGCATCATCTTCGCGATCCTCTGGTACGTGATCGGCTACAAACAGTGGTTGCTCGGCCGCCAGCGCGACTACGTTACCCTCGGCGAGATGCTCGGCGACCGCTTTGGCTCCCGCGGTCTTCGGGGACTGGTCGCCGGCGTCAGCCTCGTCTGGCTCTTTCCGTACGTGATGCTCCAGCAGGTCGGGGCCGGCACCGCGCTCGAGGCGCTGACCGAGGGCGCGGTCCCCTACGCGCTCGGCGCAGGCCTGATCACCGCGTTCATGATCCTCTACGTCGTCGTCGCCGGGATGCGGGGCATCGCCTGGACCGACACCCTGCAGGGGGCGTTCATGCTCGTGACGACCTGGGTCGCCCTCCTGTGGATTCTCGCGATCGTCGACGGGCCGACGGCGGCCACGGCGGCACTCGAGGCCGAAGCCGCCGGCCACCTCGCCCTCGGCAGTGACTTCTACACGCCCCAGTGGATGCTGTCGACGGCGATCGTGATCGGCTTCGGCGTGGCGATGTTCCCGCAGGTCAACCAGCGATTCTTCGCGGCGGGCTCGCGAACCGTCTTCAAGCGCTCGTTCGCCCTCTGGCCGATCCTCTGTGTGTTGCTGTTCGTCCCCTCGTTCCTGCTCGGTGCGTGGGCTCGCGGGCTCGACGTGACCGTTCCGGAAGGCGGGAACGTCCTGCCGGCGATGCTCGCAGAGTTCAGCCCCGCGTGGTTCGCCGCCCTCGTCATCGCGGGTGCGATGGCCGCGATGATGTCTTCGTCGGACTCGATGCTGCTGTCGGGGTCGTCGTACTTCACACGGGACCTCTACCGGCCGTACGTGAACGCCGACCTGACGGAGCGTCGGGAAGACCTCCTCGCCCGCGTCGGCGTCGTGGTGTTCGCTACCGGTGCGTTTCTCGCGAGCCTCTGGAACCCCGCGACGCTGTTCGAACTCGGCGACGCCGCCTTCAGTGGCTTCGCCCAGCTCGCCCTGCCCGTGATCGCCGCCCTCTACTGGCGCGGGACCACTCGAGCCGGGATCACCGCGGGAATCCTCGCGAGCCAGGTGTTCTACCTCTCGAGTCTGTTCGTCGCCGTCGTTCCAGCGACCTACGCGGGCTGGTCCGCCGGCCTCGTCGGGATGGGTGTCGGGCTCCTCGTTACGGTCGGCGTCTCGCTGGTCACCGCTCCGGCCGCCGAGGAACGCCGGTCGATCTACTTCGAGGGGCTGCGAGCCGATTGA
- a CDS encoding DUF3311 domain-containing protein, with amino-acid sequence MQRLEVWGWLVVAVVLSVLAIPWFLWGDATTVVGLPLWLWWHVGWMVLASVVFWVFTRRGWGIGIEPDASRTSPDGTDPRTDAGGDGR; translated from the coding sequence ATGCAACGGCTCGAGGTGTGGGGCTGGCTCGTGGTCGCGGTCGTCCTCTCGGTGCTCGCGATTCCGTGGTTCCTGTGGGGGGATGCGACGACCGTGGTGGGTCTGCCGCTGTGGCTGTGGTGGCACGTCGGGTGGATGGTGCTCGCCTCCGTGGTCTTCTGGGTATTCACCCGGCGGGGCTGGGGGATCGGCATCGAACCAGACGCGTCCCGGACGTCTCCTGACGGGACCGACCCGCGGACGGACGCCGGGGGTGACGGTCGGTGA
- a CDS encoding bacterio-opsin activator domain-containing protein: MCEEWSPIERDASSTPDERVSDRSLDESDRQRPPALAVLDRIGDPVYAFDDDLNVTYANDAARALFGLAAGCARPNDATRGGCSPPSLFDEAHHRALERERRSPLTVDRYHEASDSWLEARLWPSATGVTVEVRDVTERNDRERRVAEDDTLRVIFEAAHDAIVLGDHRSITEANPAACELFGLERSELRGRSFVEFVADDECDIREEWRDFLETGRRRDIRRLALADGTERVVEYNAVANVVPGTHLAVLRDVTDARERERELEEQRQRLAALNHVNGVVREINAAIVNGSTRDDLETVACQTLADSPSYEFAFVADVDSNVVTTRVEAGVDGYLESIPLSIDADDPSGRGPIGRAIRTLEVQVTNDVLEDPTFRPWHDDARERGYASAAVIPIVHGGVLYGVLGVTSARPNAFSDEERAVVSQLGELLGHAIAAQERRRVLLGETVIELELVIDDATAMFDGPSMADRIVQFDRVVRIGDDQYLEYGSTSPETYPEVEELVDCVPHWDDVTVLEESGDQLTFELEITAPPMFSVIEAYGGYVDAAAIHDGDYITTILLPPGTDVRALVAEIESVYPGTRTLARRQRNLTRESIAKLVDRLTADLTPRQRTALEMAYATGYFEWPRTTSGEEVAETLDVTPATFHEHLRTAQRKLLDALFDEGERLEE, translated from the coding sequence ATGTGCGAGGAGTGGTCACCGATCGAACGAGACGCCTCGTCGACTCCGGACGAGCGCGTTTCAGATCGGTCACTCGACGAATCGGATCGACAGCGGCCGCCTGCGCTGGCGGTGCTCGACCGGATCGGCGACCCCGTCTACGCCTTCGACGACGACCTGAACGTGACGTACGCCAACGACGCTGCTCGAGCGCTGTTCGGGCTCGCCGCCGGTTGCGCTCGCCCCAACGACGCGACTCGAGGTGGTTGCTCACCGCCGTCGCTGTTCGACGAGGCCCACCACCGAGCGCTCGAGCGTGAGCGCCGGTCGCCCCTGACGGTCGATCGATACCACGAGGCGTCCGACTCGTGGCTCGAGGCCAGACTGTGGCCGTCAGCGACGGGCGTGACCGTCGAGGTTCGCGACGTCACCGAGCGTAACGACCGCGAGCGACGGGTCGCAGAAGACGACACGCTCCGGGTGATCTTCGAGGCCGCCCACGACGCGATCGTGCTCGGTGACCACCGGTCGATCACCGAAGCAAATCCAGCCGCGTGCGAACTGTTCGGACTCGAGCGATCGGAACTGCGCGGCCGATCGTTCGTCGAGTTCGTCGCCGACGACGAGTGCGATATACGCGAGGAGTGGCGGGACTTCCTCGAGACCGGGCGACGGCGAGATATCCGTCGGCTCGCGCTGGCCGATGGAACCGAACGGGTCGTCGAGTACAACGCCGTCGCGAACGTGGTCCCCGGGACGCATCTGGCAGTCCTGCGGGACGTCACGGACGCACGCGAACGCGAGCGGGAACTCGAGGAGCAACGTCAGCGACTGGCCGCGCTCAATCACGTCAACGGGGTCGTTCGTGAGATCAACGCGGCGATCGTCAACGGCTCGACGCGAGACGACCTCGAGACGGTCGCCTGCCAGACGCTCGCTGACTCGCCGTCCTACGAGTTCGCGTTCGTCGCCGACGTCGATTCGAACGTCGTCACGACCCGCGTCGAGGCGGGCGTCGACGGCTATCTCGAGTCGATCCCGCTCTCGATCGACGCCGACGACCCGTCGGGACGAGGACCGATCGGCCGGGCGATTCGAACCCTCGAGGTTCAGGTCACCAACGACGTCCTCGAGGATCCGACGTTTCGACCGTGGCACGACGACGCCAGGGAGCGTGGCTATGCCTCCGCGGCAGTGATCCCGATCGTCCACGGCGGCGTGCTGTACGGCGTCCTCGGTGTCACGAGCGCCCGGCCGAACGCGTTCTCCGACGAAGAGCGCGCCGTCGTCTCCCAGCTCGGTGAACTCCTCGGACACGCCATCGCAGCCCAGGAGCGTCGGCGCGTCTTGCTCGGCGAGACCGTAATCGAACTCGAACTCGTCATCGACGACGCGACGGCGATGTTCGACGGTCCGTCGATGGCTGACCGGATCGTCCAGTTCGACCGGGTCGTCCGGATCGGCGACGACCAGTACCTCGAGTACGGCTCGACGTCACCGGAAACCTACCCGGAAGTCGAGGAACTGGTCGACTGCGTCCCCCACTGGGACGACGTCACGGTACTCGAAGAGTCGGGCGACCAGCTGACGTTCGAACTCGAGATCACTGCGCCACCGATGTTCTCGGTCATCGAGGCCTACGGCGGGTACGTCGACGCGGCGGCCATCCACGACGGCGATTACATCACGACGATCCTCCTGCCACCGGGGACGGACGTTCGCGCGCTCGTCGCCGAAATCGAGTCGGTCTATCCCGGCACCCGGACCCTCGCGCGCCGCCAGCGTAACCTGACGCGGGAATCGATCGCGAAACTGGTCGATCGGCTGACCGCGGACCTCACGCCCCGCCAGCGGACGGCACTCGAGATGGCCTACGCGACGGGGTACTTCGAGTGGCCCCGAACTACCTCGGGCGAGGAGGTTGCAGAAACTCTCGACGTCACGCCCGCGACCTTCCACGAACACCTCCGGACGGCCCAGCGGAAGCTCCTCGACGCACTGTTCGACGAGGGAGAGCGACTCGAGGAGTGA
- a CDS encoding DUF6293 family protein, which yields MQTHIVPVGFDYDRLIAPLVRDQIDVDSVILLEGAVGSEANVEYSRNLSRKLETDFRNLLGAETDRFVLEDVYDYDEAFEQAYDLITDELDDGNEVWVNVAAMPRTVSFAFANAAHSLMVERQEDREAIHTYYTAPEKYLETELAEELRAGIALLEDLAAGWAADGCVEATVDRDRIDDRLESARDLLAEFDERGTTIGAKEIDGDHIVELPVASFSNVKPFEELILYKLGEDGEFDSVSELAESLARELNEEYTDSFRSKVIYNVDRLGPGGKGYIEREEHGKSYRTRLSRIGELWVRAHSDSD from the coding sequence ATGCAGACCCACATCGTCCCGGTCGGATTCGACTACGACCGGCTGATTGCGCCGCTGGTCCGCGATCAGATCGACGTCGACAGCGTCATCCTCCTCGAGGGCGCCGTCGGGAGCGAGGCCAACGTCGAGTACTCCCGAAACCTCTCACGGAAACTCGAGACGGACTTTCGGAACCTGCTGGGTGCCGAGACCGACCGGTTCGTCCTCGAAGACGTCTACGATTACGACGAGGCGTTCGAGCAGGCGTACGACCTGATCACCGACGAACTCGACGACGGCAACGAGGTCTGGGTCAACGTCGCCGCGATGCCCCGGACCGTCAGCTTCGCGTTCGCCAACGCCGCTCACTCCCTGATGGTCGAACGACAGGAAGATCGCGAGGCCATCCACACCTACTACACCGCTCCCGAGAAGTATCTGGAGACCGAACTCGCCGAGGAACTCCGGGCGGGAATCGCCCTGCTCGAGGATCTGGCAGCCGGCTGGGCGGCCGACGGCTGCGTCGAAGCGACCGTCGACCGCGATCGGATCGACGACCGACTCGAGAGCGCCCGCGACCTGCTCGCGGAGTTCGACGAGCGCGGGACGACGATCGGCGCGAAGGAGATCGACGGTGACCACATCGTCGAGTTGCCGGTCGCCTCGTTCTCGAACGTCAAGCCCTTCGAGGAGCTGATCCTCTACAAACTCGGCGAGGACGGCGAGTTCGACTCGGTCTCGGAACTCGCGGAATCGCTTGCCCGCGAACTCAACGAGGAGTATACGGACAGCTTCCGCTCGAAGGTCATCTACAACGTCGACCGCCTCGGCCCCGGGGGCAAGGGATACATCGAGCGCGAGGAACACGGCAAGTCCTACCGAACGCGGCTGTCTCGGATCGGCGAACTCTGGGTCCGGGCCCACTCGGATAGCGACTGA
- a CDS encoding ArsR/SmtB family transcription factor, translated as MARLFPFRSETPAQEGPPRVVDLEGEDADAVFSALSSTTAREIYARLDEEPGTPSDVAEAIDSSIQNVRYHLEKLEDAGLVEVVDTWYSSRGNEMSVYATTNGPLIVTSDESTGAQLKRAISRLIGAIGALAGGSLLVQYGATQWFDAAGSGVTEDAAPAPAGDEYERATDAPDEPDEPAADDAGVTAFDEDVADDAPEDDVAAADAAPMDEAVEEDAPADEPVAEPDDEALDADAPADDVEPEGVVDGGLELVESFFSLSSPGMVFFLGGLAVLLGLSVYWYLAVYREQAAV; from the coding sequence ATGGCCCGCCTGTTTCCCTTCCGCTCTGAGACGCCCGCCCAGGAGGGGCCACCACGCGTGGTCGATCTCGAGGGCGAGGACGCCGACGCCGTCTTCAGCGCGCTCTCCTCGACGACCGCCCGGGAAATTTACGCCAGACTCGACGAAGAGCCCGGGACGCCCAGCGACGTCGCGGAGGCCATCGACTCCTCGATACAGAACGTCCGCTACCACCTCGAAAAGCTCGAGGACGCGGGACTGGTCGAGGTCGTCGACACCTGGTACTCCTCGCGTGGCAACGAGATGAGCGTTTACGCGACGACGAACGGGCCGCTGATCGTCACCAGTGACGAGTCGACGGGTGCCCAGTTGAAACGGGCCATCTCACGGCTCATCGGCGCGATCGGTGCACTCGCTGGCGGCAGTTTGCTCGTCCAGTACGGTGCCACCCAGTGGTTCGACGCCGCTGGATCGGGAGTGACCGAGGACGCCGCGCCTGCCCCAGCGGGCGACGAATACGAGAGGGCTACCGACGCCCCGGACGAGCCTGACGAACCAGCGGCCGACGACGCTGGCGTCACTGCATTCGACGAAGACGTCGCCGACGACGCACCCGAAGACGACGTCGCCGCCGCCGATGCAGCACCGATGGACGAAGCCGTCGAGGAAGACGCCCCGGCCGACGAGCCTGTCGCGGAACCGGACGACGAAGCGCTCGATGCGGACGCTCCGGCCGACGACGTGGAACCAGAAGGTGTCGTCGACGGCGGTCTCGAACTCGTCGAGTCGTTCTTCTCGCTTTCCTCTCCCGGGATGGTGTTCTTCCTCGGGGGACTGGCCGTTCTGCTCGGCCTGTCTGTCTACTGGTATCTGGCGGTCTACAGGGAGCAGGCGGCCGTCTGA
- a CDS encoding zinc-binding dehydrogenase: MKAFVMEEVGETGITEKEPPEPGPADAILKPTQGLICTSDCHTVHGAIGDREDLTLGHEVVGVVEEVGDAVSDFEAGDRVAVGAITPDWSSRAAQDGHASQSNQALGGWKFANVKDGTFAEYVHVNDADGNLAHIPDDVSDHEALYTTDMMTTGFAAAENAAIPVGGTVAVFAQGPVGLMATKGAELQGAGEIIAVETVEKRQELARTYGADHVVDFQEHDPVERIVELTDGEGVDAAIEALGTDQTFQDCIKAVKPGGTVSNVGYHGEGEFRHIPREEWGVGMAEIDIVTDLCPGGRLRIERLLRLLENDRVDPTEMTTHEFEFDEIEAAFELMDNKEDGIIKPLIHFE; this comes from the coding sequence ATGAAAGCGTTCGTCATGGAAGAGGTCGGCGAAACGGGGATCACCGAGAAAGAGCCGCCGGAGCCGGGGCCGGCGGACGCCATCTTGAAACCGACGCAGGGACTGATCTGCACCTCGGACTGTCACACCGTTCACGGTGCGATCGGCGACCGGGAGGACCTCACGCTCGGTCACGAGGTCGTCGGCGTCGTCGAGGAGGTCGGCGACGCGGTCTCCGACTTCGAAGCCGGTGACCGCGTTGCAGTCGGGGCGATCACGCCGGACTGGAGCTCGAGGGCCGCACAGGACGGGCACGCGTCCCAGTCGAACCAGGCCCTCGGCGGCTGGAAGTTCGCGAACGTCAAAGACGGGACGTTCGCGGAGTACGTCCACGTCAACGACGCCGACGGGAATCTGGCACACATCCCCGACGACGTCAGCGACCACGAGGCACTGTACACGACCGACATGATGACGACTGGTTTCGCGGCTGCCGAAAACGCGGCCATTCCGGTCGGTGGCACCGTCGCCGTCTTCGCGCAGGGACCAGTTGGGCTGATGGCGACCAAGGGAGCAGAACTACAGGGCGCAGGCGAGATCATCGCCGTCGAGACGGTCGAGAAACGCCAGGAACTCGCCCGGACCTACGGTGCGGATCACGTCGTCGACTTCCAGGAGCACGATCCCGTCGAGCGGATCGTGGAACTCACCGACGGCGAGGGCGTCGACGCCGCCATCGAGGCACTGGGAACGGATCAGACCTTCCAGGACTGCATCAAGGCCGTCAAGCCCGGCGGAACCGTCTCGAACGTCGGCTACCACGGCGAGGGTGAGTTCCGCCACATCCCCCGCGAGGAGTGGGGCGTCGGCATGGCCGAGATCGACATCGTCACCGACCTCTGTCCGGGCGGTCGACTCCGCATCGAACGGCTGCTTCGGCTGCTCGAGAACGACCGGGTCGACCCGACAGAGATGACGACCCACGAGTTCGAGTTCGACGAGATCGAAGCGGCGTTCGAACTGATGGACAACAAGGAAGATGGAATCATCAAACCGCTAATCCACTTCGAATGA
- a CDS encoding M50 family metallopeptidase: MTEPVTDNDSDSSHDPSAGPDAEPSPDPDIDPSLESLFREGFGFTWGETDETTWLRSDEGDYKRVHPAFFGQLRDLADGRTDPSTHDERVRRTVALLYEEGYLRPGEDVAHHETPEDIRLAPRFGLFAATVAVFAAAITVRWPEIRALPADLEFGTGLALVVLPVLLGSIAIHEASHYVPSRRYFDPTIRFGLLNGVIPAIITRTTDAWQCPRNVRIWISAAGPFADVVVATGFALAFVVVPGQPILGFLALVIAARAVFVLNPLLEGDGYWILVDAMGWHNLRSRGFRDLRDLTTSWPAAYALLVVVFTVVFVVLNVVILATVFGVV; the protein is encoded by the coding sequence GTGACCGAACCGGTGACCGATAACGACTCCGATTCCAGTCACGATCCGAGCGCCGGTCCCGACGCGGAACCGAGTCCGGACCCCGATATCGACCCGTCGCTCGAGTCCCTTTTTCGGGAGGGATTCGGCTTCACGTGGGGCGAGACTGACGAAACCACGTGGCTCCGATCCGACGAGGGAGACTACAAGCGCGTCCATCCGGCGTTTTTCGGGCAGTTGCGCGACCTCGCAGACGGGAGGACAGACCCGTCAACGCACGACGAGCGCGTCCGGCGAACGGTCGCGTTGCTGTACGAGGAGGGGTACCTCCGGCCCGGCGAGGACGTCGCCCACCACGAGACGCCCGAGGACATCCGACTGGCACCGCGTTTCGGGCTCTTCGCCGCGACCGTTGCCGTCTTCGCCGCCGCGATCACCGTCCGGTGGCCGGAGATCCGGGCGCTACCCGCCGACCTCGAGTTCGGCACCGGGCTCGCACTGGTCGTGCTCCCGGTGTTACTCGGCTCCATCGCGATCCACGAGGCCAGTCACTACGTCCCGAGTCGTCGGTACTTCGATCCAACGATCCGGTTCGGTCTCCTGAACGGCGTGATCCCGGCGATCATCACGCGCACGACCGACGCCTGGCAGTGTCCGCGCAACGTCCGGATCTGGATCAGCGCCGCGGGCCCGTTCGCCGACGTCGTCGTCGCGACCGGCTTCGCCCTCGCGTTCGTCGTCGTTCCCGGCCAGCCGATCCTCGGCTTTCTCGCGCTGGTGATCGCCGCTCGAGCCGTCTTCGTGCTCAACCCGTTGCTCGAGGGCGACGGCTACTGGATCCTCGTGGACGCGATGGGGTGGCACAACCTGCGCAGTCGGGGGTTCCGCGACCTGCGGGATCTGACGACCTCGTGGCCAGCGGCGTACGCGCTCCTGGTGGTCGTCTTCACGGTCGTGTTCGTGGTACTCAACGTCGTGATTCTGGCGACGGTCTTCGGAGTCGTCTGA
- a CDS encoding carbohydrate kinase family protein, whose amino-acid sequence MTGSPAIVSVGSALLDEQYLVSNLPRPDAGAFVREESVAFGGVAANVAVAVSRLGHTSGIVARLGNDDIAEMVTSDLHEEGVEIDRLRRSDDERSTYCMVFRDPDGERTIVTRSGAASALRLTDDDVSYLRSADVVFANGFCPDDVTRTVSRLAAEGTIRLAFDLASPLDALAGRATSRETVDGLLSEVSLFVANEASIRSYLGTDGRDAVERLRHRGVRRGALTQGEDGALLWTDEPDSAVVDVPALDVDVVDTTGAGDAFVAGLLHRWLLEGDSLQSAAEFATAGAGYNCTEPGARGGMVSEKRIARLVRDELQQRRDTGTQDS is encoded by the coding sequence ATGACAGGTTCACCGGCGATCGTTTCGGTGGGCAGTGCACTGCTCGACGAACAGTATCTGGTCTCGAACTTGCCGAGACCGGATGCCGGGGCGTTCGTCCGTGAAGAATCGGTCGCCTTTGGCGGGGTCGCCGCAAACGTCGCGGTTGCGGTTTCACGGCTCGGCCACACAAGCGGCATCGTCGCCCGCCTCGGTAACGACGACATCGCGGAGATGGTCACGTCCGACCTCCACGAGGAAGGCGTCGAAATCGATCGACTCCGTCGGAGTGACGACGAACGATCGACGTACTGTATGGTCTTTCGGGACCCTGACGGCGAACGAACGATCGTCACCAGAAGCGGCGCTGCCAGTGCCCTGCGACTGACCGACGACGACGTGTCGTACCTCCGGTCTGCCGACGTCGTCTTCGCAAACGGATTCTGTCCGGACGACGTTACCAGGACGGTCTCGAGGCTCGCCGCCGAGGGAACGATCCGACTGGCGTTCGATCTGGCGAGCCCGCTCGACGCGCTCGCTGGCCGGGCCACCAGCCGGGAAACGGTCGACGGACTGCTGTCGGAGGTGTCCCTGTTCGTCGCAAACGAGGCGTCGATCCGGTCGTACCTGGGAACTGATGGCAGGGATGCAGTCGAACGGTTGCGTCACCGTGGCGTTCGTCGAGGTGCTCTTACGCAGGGTGAAGACGGTGCCCTGCTCTGGACCGACGAGCCAGACAGCGCGGTCGTCGACGTTCCTGCACTCGACGTCGACGTCGTCGATACGACGGGGGCAGGCGATGCGTTCGTCGCTGGATTGCTCCATCGGTGGCTACTCGAGGGCGATTCACTCCAGTCCGCAGCAGAGTTCGCGACTGCTGGGGCAGGGTACAACTGTACCGAACCGGGCGCACGTGGCGGGATGGTCAGCGAGAAACGGATCGCCCGTCTGGTACGGGACGAATTGCAGCAGCGACGAGACACCGGCACGCAGGACTCATGA